One segment of Pontibacter akesuensis DNA contains the following:
- a CDS encoding methyltransferase RsmF C-terminal domain-like protein → MQLPDSFSERMQHLLHSEFPAFQEALQQAPLTSIRVNTAKAEVAIALNPVPWAEAGFYLPERPSFTLDPLIHAGAYYVQEASSMFLEQALKQVLDLEEPLQVLDLCGAPGGKSTHLASLISRDSLLVSNEVIRSRASILAENVAKWGSGNVLVTSNDPRDFGRLPHFFDVMVVDAPCSGEGMFRKDPGAIGEWSEENVNLCAQRQQRILMDVWGALKPGGILVYSTCTWNEQENEANMSWLSEQEGAASIKLALQPEWGVVPTQLNGVEGYRFYPHRVQGEGFFMAVMRKAGEAEPISHSKNKKKKYKLTVAGKKEKALVEHWLQEPGSYTWVQHNEIISAIPEALFEAADEVYQQLYVLYAGTEVAEVNGKKLKPLQGLALSQHLHKNAFKTAELDLEQALRFLRRDEITLGTSGTDWLLLQYKGRPLGWAKQIGNRLNNYYPKEWRIRMELPQVLTETAVVS, encoded by the coding sequence ACCAGCATTCGTGTGAACACGGCCAAAGCCGAAGTAGCTATTGCTTTAAATCCCGTTCCCTGGGCTGAGGCGGGTTTTTATCTGCCCGAGCGCCCCAGTTTCACCCTAGACCCTCTCATACACGCCGGGGCTTATTATGTGCAGGAGGCAAGCTCCATGTTTCTGGAGCAGGCACTAAAGCAGGTGCTGGACCTGGAGGAGCCGCTGCAGGTACTGGATCTTTGCGGCGCACCGGGAGGCAAATCTACGCACCTGGCCAGCCTGATCTCGAGGGACAGTCTGCTGGTTTCGAATGAAGTTATCCGCAGCAGGGCCTCCATACTTGCCGAAAATGTAGCTAAGTGGGGTAGCGGCAACGTGCTCGTCACCAGCAACGACCCACGTGACTTTGGCAGGTTACCACATTTCTTTGATGTAATGGTAGTGGATGCGCCCTGCAGCGGCGAAGGCATGTTTCGGAAAGACCCTGGGGCCATAGGGGAGTGGTCGGAGGAGAACGTGAACTTGTGTGCCCAGCGGCAGCAGCGGATTCTGATGGACGTGTGGGGAGCGCTGAAGCCCGGGGGAATACTCGTATACAGCACCTGCACCTGGAACGAACAGGAAAACGAGGCAAATATGAGTTGGCTATCGGAACAGGAGGGAGCCGCAAGTATAAAACTGGCACTGCAGCCGGAGTGGGGCGTGGTGCCAACACAACTGAATGGCGTCGAAGGCTACCGCTTTTACCCGCACCGCGTGCAGGGAGAGGGATTTTTTATGGCAGTGATGCGAAAAGCCGGCGAAGCTGAACCGATCAGCCATAGCAAAAACAAAAAGAAGAAGTATAAATTGACGGTGGCAGGCAAGAAGGAGAAAGCACTGGTAGAGCACTGGCTGCAGGAACCGGGCAGTTATACTTGGGTGCAGCATAATGAGATCATCTCCGCCATACCCGAAGCATTGTTTGAGGCGGCTGATGAAGTATACCAGCAACTGTACGTGCTCTATGCGGGCACAGAAGTAGCGGAAGTGAATGGGAAAAAGCTTAAGCCGCTGCAGGGCCTCGCACTCTCACAGCACCTGCACAAAAATGCTTTCAAAACGGCTGAACTAGACCTGGAGCAGGCACTTCGCTTCCTGCGAAGAGACGAAATTACCCTCGGCACCAGCGGCACCGATTGGCTGCTCCTGCAGTATAAAGGCCGCCCGCTGGGCTGGGCTAAGCAGATTGGAAACCGTCTAAATAACTACTACCCAAAAGAGTGGCGCATACGGATGGAACTGCCGCAGGTGTTGACTGAGACAGCTGTAGTATCTTAA
- a CDS encoding class I SAM-dependent rRNA methyltransferase — protein MSFIKLYLAPGKEHSLQRQHPWVFSGAIRKADGEPAEGDVVEVYSSKREFLAMGHYALGSIAVRIFSFEQVEPDYAFWKQKVQKAYDYRQRLGLTDNPETDVYRLVYAEGDGVPGLIVDFYKDTAVVQTHSLGMYGIREHISKALQEIYGGRLRAVYDKSAESLPPKSPVQAENGYLFGKSEGGVVVTENGNKFFVDWESGQKTGFFIDQRENRDLLSRYVKDKSVLNTFCYTGGFSVYSLNAGAKEVHSVDVSKKAIELTDKNAELSQAPEKHAAYAMDTFEFMKGKEDKYDVIILDPPAFAKSKNVRHNALMGYKRLNAEALKKIKPGGILFTFSCSQVVDKYLFNNTVMAAAIDAGRKIKIMHHLSQPADHPISIFHPEGEYLKGLVLFVE, from the coding sequence ATGTCATTTATAAAACTATACCTGGCTCCGGGCAAGGAGCATTCCCTGCAGCGCCAGCACCCCTGGGTTTTCTCGGGCGCGATTCGTAAAGCAGACGGCGAACCAGCTGAGGGCGACGTGGTGGAAGTATACTCCAGCAAACGCGAGTTTCTGGCCATGGGCCATTATGCCTTGGGCTCAATTGCCGTGCGAATTTTCTCTTTTGAGCAGGTGGAGCCGGATTATGCTTTCTGGAAACAGAAAGTGCAGAAAGCCTACGATTACCGCCAGCGCCTCGGCCTCACAGATAACCCTGAGACGGACGTGTATCGCCTGGTGTATGCCGAAGGAGACGGTGTACCCGGATTGATCGTGGACTTCTACAAAGACACGGCCGTGGTGCAAACCCACTCTTTGGGAATGTACGGCATCCGCGAACATATTTCGAAGGCGTTGCAGGAAATCTATGGCGGCAGGCTGCGCGCAGTCTATGATAAGAGTGCAGAATCGCTGCCGCCGAAATCGCCGGTTCAGGCGGAGAACGGCTACCTTTTCGGCAAGTCTGAAGGTGGTGTGGTAGTAACGGAAAATGGCAATAAGTTTTTCGTGGATTGGGAGAGCGGCCAGAAAACAGGCTTCTTCATCGACCAGCGCGAAAACCGTGATTTGCTTTCCCGCTACGTAAAGGACAAGTCGGTGCTAAACACCTTCTGCTACACTGGGGGCTTCTCTGTATATTCCTTGAATGCGGGAGCAAAAGAGGTGCACTCGGTGGACGTGTCGAAGAAGGCTATTGAGCTGACCGACAAGAATGCTGAGCTTAGCCAGGCACCGGAGAAACACGCTGCCTATGCCATGGATACCTTTGAGTTTATGAAGGGCAAGGAAGACAAGTATGACGTGATTATATTGGACCCGCCAGCATTTGCCAAGAGCAAGAATGTGCGCCACAACGCTCTGATGGGCTACAAGCGTCTGAATGCGGAAGCGCTGAAAAAAATAAAGCCGGGAGGCATTCTCTTTACCTTCTCCTGCTCACAGGTGGTAGACAAATACCTGTTCAACAACACCGTAATGGCTGCCGCCATAGACGCGGGCCGCAAGATCAAGATTATGCACCACCTTTCCCAGCCAGCGGATCACCCTATTTCTATTTTTCATCCGGAGGGCGAATACCTGAAAGGGCTTGTGCTATTTGTGGAATAG
- a CDS encoding Maf family nucleotide pyrophosphatase — MNLQRPLLLASNSPRRKELLASLGLSFEVLVKEVHEDFPEHLKREQVAEYLASHKADAYTSDITDQVLITADTIVCLGDRVLNKPADFAEAKEMLQALSGKQHEVITGVCILKQGQKNVFHDSTSVYFKRLSEAEIDYYITQYRPFDKAGAYGIQEWIGMIGIERIEGSYFNVVGLPVQKLYTKLVELGIIM, encoded by the coding sequence ATGAATTTACAACGGCCGCTGCTGCTTGCCTCTAACTCCCCCCGTAGAAAAGAACTGCTCGCCAGCCTTGGCCTTTCTTTTGAAGTGCTGGTAAAAGAGGTGCACGAGGATTTTCCGGAGCACCTGAAGCGGGAGCAGGTGGCCGAATACCTGGCCTCCCATAAAGCCGATGCCTATACTTCGGACATCACAGATCAGGTGCTGATAACCGCTGATACCATTGTTTGCCTGGGCGACCGGGTGTTGAACAAGCCAGCCGATTTTGCCGAAGCAAAGGAAATGCTTCAGGCTTTATCCGGTAAGCAACATGAGGTGATCACAGGCGTTTGCATCCTGAAGCAAGGGCAGAAAAACGTCTTCCACGACAGCACCAGTGTGTACTTCAAACGGCTAAGCGAAGCAGAGATAGACTACTACATCACGCAGTACAGGCCTTTCGATAAAGCTGGTGCCTACGGTATACAGGAGTGGATCGGGATGATTGGAATTGAGCGCATCGAAGGCTCCTATTTCAACGTGGTGGGCTTGCCAGTGCAAAAACTTTACACAAAACTGGTGGAGTTGGGAATCATAATGTGA
- a CDS encoding DUF1015 domain-containing protein, whose protein sequence is MAEILPLRAWRYNNTLNIEELTSPLFDVVSDKQREALYRNPISSIHLSVPLGDEPAANAAQLLQQWKDKGVLLQDQLPGIYVYYQYFRLPNSDKDYVRKGFICNIKAYDWHEKVLLRHENTIPSAVNDRIELLEHTELNSSPTHGLYTDPDFILEPYMDESIRMPLYETEDYQGVRDVLAVIHDHAIIKLFLDTLADKKVLLADGHHRYGGSLAYRRKCMAENPAHTGTEPYNYHLMYLTNSEHDDLRILPTHRLLRKLPLSDEEFLQRLSKYFTVTLKEDPYELNEVIVGKPWAFGLYLNGAAYKLRLKTEVHPSIEWNFPSEVKELDLTVLHYFVFEKVLGIYRQEQRDYEGLSYERNFTACIRKVDKGEAYLALITNDVSMEQVKRVCNSGSVMPQKSTFFYPKVICGFLFGSIKEDEFTTAAAACL, encoded by the coding sequence ATGGCTGAAATACTACCCCTGCGCGCCTGGCGCTACAACAACACCCTGAATATAGAAGAACTCACCTCCCCCCTTTTCGATGTGGTATCGGACAAGCAACGGGAGGCTTTGTACCGCAACCCCATCAGCAGTATTCATCTTTCGGTGCCACTCGGCGATGAACCGGCAGCCAATGCAGCGCAGCTTTTGCAGCAATGGAAGGATAAAGGGGTGCTGCTGCAGGATCAACTACCGGGCATTTACGTGTATTACCAATATTTCCGCCTGCCCAACAGCGACAAGGACTATGTACGTAAAGGTTTTATCTGCAATATCAAAGCCTATGACTGGCACGAAAAAGTGCTGCTGCGCCACGAGAACACCATTCCGAGCGCAGTAAACGACCGTATTGAATTGCTGGAGCACACGGAACTCAACAGCAGCCCCACCCATGGCCTGTACACGGACCCGGATTTTATACTTGAGCCCTACATGGACGAAAGCATCCGCATGCCGCTCTATGAAACCGAGGACTACCAGGGCGTTCGGGATGTGCTGGCGGTTATCCATGACCATGCCATTATCAAGCTTTTTCTGGATACGCTAGCTGATAAAAAAGTGCTGCTGGCTGACGGGCACCACCGTTACGGCGGCTCGCTTGCTTACCGGCGCAAATGCATGGCTGAGAATCCTGCCCATACGGGAACAGAGCCTTACAACTACCACCTCATGTACCTGACAAACTCTGAGCACGATGACCTGCGCATACTTCCGACGCACCGCCTGCTCAGGAAGTTGCCACTATCTGACGAGGAGTTTCTGCAGCGCCTTTCGAAGTATTTCACCGTTACGCTGAAAGAGGACCCTTATGAGCTGAATGAGGTGATAGTGGGCAAGCCGTGGGCTTTCGGATTATACTTGAATGGCGCAGCATACAAGCTGAGGCTAAAGACAGAGGTGCACCCCTCCATTGAGTGGAATTTCCCGTCTGAAGTGAAGGAACTGGACCTGACCGTACTGCATTACTTTGTTTTTGAGAAGGTGCTGGGAATTTACCGCCAGGAGCAGCGCGACTACGAGGGCTTAAGCTATGAACGCAACTTCACGGCCTGCATTCGCAAAGTCGATAAAGGCGAGGCTTATCTGGCCTTGATCACAAATGATGTGTCGATGGAACAGGTGAAGCGGGTGTGCAACAGCGGCTCGGTGATGCCCCAGAAATCTACTTTTTTCTATCCCAAAGTAATTTGCGGATTCTTGTTTGGTTCAATTAAAGAAGATGAATTTACAACGGCCGCTGCTGCTTGCCTCTAA
- the pdxH gene encoding pyridoxamine 5'-phosphate oxidase: MASSQNIADIRNNYSQQALNEDSVAENPVQQFKVWLDEAITSEAPEPTALVLSTVSAAGKPSARVVLLKGVDDAGFTFFTNYNSRKGQELEAFPYAAITFFWPSLERQVRVEGKVVKVAPEVSDEYFHSRPQGSQIGAWASPQSQVIQTREELEELDEKYKQQFSEVDVIPRPSHWGGFQLQPEAVEFWQGRPNRLHDRILYEQEDGKWQLKRLAP, translated from the coding sequence ATGGCCTCATCACAAAATATTGCCGATATCCGGAACAACTACTCACAGCAGGCGCTGAACGAAGATTCGGTGGCAGAGAACCCGGTGCAGCAATTTAAAGTGTGGCTCGACGAGGCCATCACCTCGGAGGCACCCGAGCCCACAGCACTCGTACTTTCCACGGTGAGTGCCGCAGGCAAGCCCTCCGCCCGCGTGGTGCTTTTAAAAGGAGTCGACGATGCCGGGTTTACCTTTTTCACCAATTACAACAGCCGAAAGGGGCAGGAACTGGAAGCGTTTCCTTACGCCGCCATCACGTTTTTCTGGCCCTCTTTGGAGCGGCAGGTGCGCGTGGAGGGCAAAGTGGTGAAAGTGGCTCCCGAGGTATCGGATGAATACTTTCACAGCCGCCCGCAAGGAAGCCAAATTGGTGCCTGGGCCTCTCCCCAAAGCCAGGTAATACAAACGCGCGAAGAACTGGAGGAACTGGATGAGAAGTATAAGCAGCAATTTTCAGAGGTTGATGTTATTCCGAGGCCGTCGCACTGGGGGGGCTTTCAACTGCAGCCAGAGGCTGTGGAGTTTTGGCAGGGACGCCCGAACCGGCTCCACGACCGCATTCTCTATGAACAGGAGGACGGTAAGTGGCAGCTGAAGCGCCTTGCTCCCTGA
- a CDS encoding YqgE/AlgH family protein, whose protein sequence is MEDKKLTKPQSGSILISEPYMGDPNFERSVVLLCSHEEEGSFGLVLNRASTLMLSDVLDVFSDDFDMLLGIGGPVQYNTLHYIHRIPDLPQAVKLAEDIYWGGDFELLRTMIETGLVDKDDIRFFLGYSGWTPGQLQEEIDKNVWIVNNNAANKLFNLETETLWRSILRQMGGKFKMLSNYPDDPRLN, encoded by the coding sequence ATGGAAGATAAAAAGCTGACGAAGCCGCAAAGCGGCAGCATACTTATATCGGAACCCTATATGGGGGATCCCAATTTTGAGCGCAGCGTGGTACTGCTGTGCAGCCATGAGGAAGAAGGCTCTTTTGGCCTCGTTTTAAACCGAGCCTCCACCTTAATGCTCTCTGATGTGCTGGACGTGTTCAGCGATGACTTTGACATGCTGCTTGGCATTGGAGGGCCGGTGCAGTACAACACCCTGCATTACATACACCGCATCCCGGACCTGCCTCAGGCGGTGAAACTGGCTGAAGACATTTACTGGGGCGGCGACTTTGAACTGCTGCGCACTATGATCGAAACAGGGTTAGTGGATAAGGATGATATCCGCTTCTTTTTGGGCTACTCTGGCTGGACGCCGGGGCAACTGCAGGAGGAAATCGACAAAAATGTTTGGATTGTAAATAACAATGCTGCAAATAAATTATTTAATTTGGAGACAGAAACCCTTTGGCGGAGCATTCTTCGCCAGATGGGGGGCAAGTTCAAGATGCTGAGCAACTACCCGGACGACCCGCGCCTGAACTAG
- a CDS encoding DUF349 domain-containing protein: MTTDKDPMDTTGADMNKPVDQENSAAQPNSAENEPQPVPARAESTPEATPQAHEAVPKEEQPEISPDLSTPEDEARSESIIQAELEATAVMTEEAPATPEAQALAEPVAAGTPTGITETETPAQPVAADPTQPNATEATQPDDEHDDEEEDHTDYSQLSLEELRQQLQTVLKGPDSMRRHRTINEIHRQYDLKFQAERHQALDKFKEEGGTEEDFDYHTSNEHQDLEKLLVSYRDARHQQRQSQEVQRKTNLERKKQILAQLRQLVESAETKNSNDELKRLQEEWKSIGQVPGGEAQELWDSYHALLDIFYNNRSMFFEMKELDRRRNLEAKTQLVERAEALQEEQSINKALAELRHLHEEWKNIGPVPNEQRDPIWERFIKASEKVHEKRRSYNEERNQRETQNMAVKRGLLERLQPYATFTTDRINEWRDKTDEIQKLKEEWDKAGLVPKEYAEEVNKTFWSNYKAFFLHKNQFFKALDEQKLQNLRLKTEMCEEAEALKDSTDWNETKEKLIQLQKRWKTVGRVPDKYSDKIWQRFRTACNEFFDRKQTQEQSRSAELEKLSAEKMAICDRVAEKLAQPNATGSMAEYDEVLQQWRETDQSSKRNSPKVEDKFISLMGKYLERVPELSLEQRTEMLVKLQVERLKHSPDAGQKLQQRENHIRREITHLQNDIQTLQTNIDFFARSKNADKLRAEYEGRIADAQKRIDLLQQQLNAFRG; this comes from the coding sequence ATGACAACTGATAAAGACCCAATGGACACTACCGGAGCTGACATGAACAAACCTGTTGACCAGGAGAATTCTGCAGCGCAGCCAAATAGCGCGGAAAACGAGCCGCAGCCAGTACCAGCGCGTGCCGAGAGCACTCCTGAAGCCACCCCACAGGCACACGAAGCTGTGCCAAAGGAAGAGCAGCCTGAAATTTCCCCGGATTTGTCTACGCCGGAAGATGAGGCCAGATCAGAGAGTATTATCCAGGCAGAACTGGAGGCAACCGCCGTCATGACGGAAGAGGCTCCTGCCACGCCAGAAGCACAGGCCCTTGCCGAACCGGTAGCGGCGGGAACACCAACAGGCATAACAGAAACGGAAACCCCTGCTCAGCCAGTTGCCGCGGATCCCACGCAGCCAAACGCAACGGAAGCAACGCAACCGGATGATGAGCACGATGACGAAGAGGAGGACCATACGGATTACAGCCAGCTAAGCCTGGAGGAGCTGCGTCAACAGTTGCAGACGGTTCTGAAAGGACCTGATTCTATGCGCCGCCACCGTACTATAAACGAAATTCACCGGCAGTACGACCTCAAGTTTCAGGCTGAACGCCACCAGGCATTAGATAAATTTAAGGAAGAAGGCGGCACCGAAGAAGACTTCGACTATCATACTTCCAATGAGCACCAGGACCTGGAGAAACTGCTTGTCTCTTACCGTGACGCGCGGCACCAGCAGCGGCAGTCGCAGGAGGTGCAACGCAAAACCAACCTGGAGCGCAAAAAGCAAATACTGGCTCAGCTCCGCCAATTAGTAGAGTCTGCCGAGACAAAGAACAGCAACGACGAGCTGAAGCGGCTGCAGGAAGAGTGGAAGTCCATTGGCCAAGTGCCGGGTGGGGAGGCGCAGGAGCTGTGGGATTCGTATCATGCCCTGCTCGACATCTTCTACAACAACCGCAGCATGTTCTTCGAGATGAAGGAGCTGGACCGCAGACGTAACCTGGAAGCGAAAACGCAACTGGTGGAGCGGGCCGAGGCACTGCAGGAAGAGCAAAGTATAAACAAGGCCCTGGCTGAGCTTCGGCACCTGCACGAGGAGTGGAAAAACATTGGACCAGTGCCAAACGAGCAGCGCGATCCTATCTGGGAGCGATTTATCAAGGCCTCGGAAAAGGTGCACGAAAAGCGCCGCTCTTACAACGAGGAGCGCAACCAGCGCGAAACGCAGAACATGGCCGTAAAGCGTGGGCTGCTGGAGCGCCTGCAGCCCTATGCCACCTTCACCACGGACCGCATCAACGAGTGGCGCGACAAGACAGATGAGATACAGAAACTGAAAGAAGAATGGGATAAGGCCGGACTTGTACCGAAGGAGTATGCCGAGGAAGTGAACAAGACTTTCTGGAGCAACTACAAAGCCTTTTTCCTGCACAAAAACCAGTTTTTCAAAGCACTGGATGAGCAGAAGCTGCAAAACCTCCGCCTAAAAACGGAAATGTGCGAGGAAGCCGAAGCGCTAAAAGACAGCACCGATTGGAATGAGACAAAGGAAAAGCTGATACAGCTGCAGAAGCGCTGGAAAACCGTTGGCCGCGTACCTGATAAATACTCTGATAAAATATGGCAGCGTTTCCGCACTGCCTGCAACGAATTCTTCGACCGGAAGCAAACCCAGGAGCAGAGCCGTTCGGCTGAGCTGGAGAAATTATCAGCCGAGAAAATGGCTATCTGTGACAGAGTGGCAGAAAAGCTTGCGCAGCCAAATGCCACTGGCTCCATGGCGGAGTATGATGAAGTACTGCAGCAGTGGCGCGAAACAGACCAGAGCAGCAAGCGCAACAGCCCGAAAGTGGAGGATAAGTTTATCTCCCTGATGGGCAAGTACCTGGAGCGCGTGCCCGAGTTAAGTCTGGAGCAGCGCACGGAGATGTTGGTGAAGCTGCAGGTGGAGCGCCTGAAGCACAGCCCGGATGCAGGCCAAAAGCTGCAGCAGCGCGAGAACCACATCCGTCGGGAGATCACGCATTTGCAGAACGATATTCAGACGCTGCAAACAAACATCGACTTCTTTGCCCGCTCAAAGAATGCCGATAAGCTGCGCGCAGAGTATGAAGGCCGCATTGCAGACGCACAAAAACGCATTGATTTACTGCAGCAGCAGCTGAATGCCTTCAGAGGCTGA